The DNA region ACTTGACGATTCCAGGGATTGTAGATTTTGACACTGAGTAGGAATGTGAGCCAAGCCCGCCCATGAGTCCACTAATACTGGATGTACAGAGAATACACCCTGAGCCAGTGGGTATCATCGCTCGGGCTGCATGCTTGATCCCCGCCACCATGCCTCTGACATTGATTTGCATGACCTTGTCAAATTCATCTAGATCAAGGTCTGCGATGCTTGGTGGAAACGATGGCCCTGTTATACCAGCATTGTTGTACATTATGTCAAGTTTCCCATGGCTTGTCAGTGCAATCTCCACCGCCTTTTCTACCTGAGCCTCTGCTGTCACGTCACAGTGGACAAAGCGGGCTGCAGGACCGAGCTCATTGGCAGCTTGCGGACCAATTTCTGAGTCGACGTCAGCAATTATGACTCGTGCTCCATGCTTGATGAATTCGTGGGCTGTGGTCTTGCCAATGCCACTCGCACCTCCTGTTATGAGGGCCACCTTGCCTTCCAGCCTGCTTACAAAGAAAATACACGAGCGCAGTATATATTATAAACAACACGCTGCAACAAGAAATTATAGCAGTAATTGtgatttaacatgtttttttggctatttatttcgTGTTTATATTCGTGATATTTTcgttaagaaattattttacaaatcaTTATTACTCGAACAGAAACAAACAACGAAGTTGTCGCAGCATTGTCTTGTGATTCTGTATAGCAGCTCTGAACTTTGAATCAAGGCCAAAGCATCTGCTGTGCCAGCAAATTAAACACGAGAGCAGCCATGTAAATATTGGTTTATTTTCTGGTTTTACAATTATGGGTATTTTTAGACTAGTTCTTACACTTCAAAACTAAATCCATTTTTCTGGTCAGATCAAATGCAGTTTGCACTTAATTTCCCCATCACCCTTGAAGTAATTAGTTTGTTAATAAAGATAGTCGACACGTTTTCAATAAGAGTTAGGAAAAAGCATGGCCATGCTAGATCTGTAGAAATGAGATCATGCAATGATGCGGAACTTATGACAATTTCCTGTGCAGACATCACGTTTTCAAAAGCTTGTCGGTATGGAGGAGGCCGGCAGTCACCTCTATTTTGTTTTACTAAATTAATCAGCTAAGCTTGCCGGTACGGGAAGGGGAAGCCTACCAGACTTCGTGCTATATCATGGAGATGCACCGCCTCACATGTTCAAACGTTTTATATGGAGTTTTATTGGGATTCTAAcatagataaaatatatatatatatatatatatatgataaaatgaCACATTGCTAAAAACATACATGAAAATagcacattttaaaaaatctatatttacaATTCACGAGTCACAAGTGTGGCTTAATTTGTGTGATTCACAAGTCACAAATGTTATTTGcaactattttaaattataaaattattggaacaaatgattcaataaaaaaaaaaataaagaagagaaattaaGAATAAGACATCGAAAGCATACCAAAATTCTGATAATGACACTATCGGTATCATTAAAAAGATCTTGACGGGATGAATCTAACGATACCTAAAAAATATCACCAAAGCTGTCGGAATGGGTCACACAAGTGTACCCAAGAGACGAGTGAACCCAGACACATTTGGAGGCTGGTGAGGTTCAATCCGTTTACCATTTGTGACCTTTTTTAATCTCGTTGGATAAGTCTTGTTGAGATCTTTCTAATGTTACCGGCAATGTCATCATCATCAAAGTTTTAATATGTCTCTGgggatcattttattttttttctttttctcttcatagTTCACAATTTACAAGGAGTAAAGAGGAAAGAAAGATcagaacaacataaaaaaaaaacctcataggTATATTGAAACTTCGATAATGATATCATATGTATCATTGAAAAGATCCCAACAACAAAAGAATCCgatgacacaaaaaaaaaaaaaaaaaaaacaaaaatggtgaACAAAATAGATCACACTAGTCATCCAAAGATGTCAAAGTTCACTTGTGATCAtcgttgatgatattttttcgTATCGCTAAATTCACCACATTATCAAatcttttaaatgatattgGAAATATTGTTATCGAGATTTcagtgttttttcatttttttttcttctttcctttccttttctctcatctctctctttatttaatcatgtttttaaacattttacAACTTGAGTGGTAGATAACAATTACAACCTGCGAATTAGATATGTGATAAGCAATTCtttaaactatattatttcttgaatatttattacatTGTGTTATtctatgaattttctttttctacgaCAGAATCCAAAAGAAAATCGTTTTAGATGTTTACAGTTAATAATTTGTGCTTATGTCAAATCATATGACATCAGTTGATTAATGATGTAGATGCTATGCTAGCTATTGTTGACTGTCCCATAATAAACAGAGTTATATTGTAACACACAGGCAATTCATAGAAAATACTATTTTGTGAGAATAGTCAACGTCCTCTCATGAATAAAttatccataattttttaaatatttttagcgTCCTTACTCATGTTTAAGTACAGATCCACAATTAGAATAGtagcatcttaaaaaaaatcaattactaaaaaaaaatagaaaaacatatagCCATGCATATTGAAACAAATTTAAACAGAATATAGGAAATAAATTGCAGATCCATGTTATCATATGTGATGAAGCCTGAATTCTGGGGTGATTAATTCAACCAAAAATCTCtagaaatttataaagaaaacttCTGTAAggttttaggttatttttttcaacatcgACTGTAtatccaaattaattaatatggtaTGAATCAAGAAAACATTTATGTTATCGTAAGTGATTTATAAAGAGCCTGTGAAGTTGATGAACTTACCTTCTACCACTACCAGTGGAATAACTCCGTCCTTGCCTACTGATCAACACATCGTCAGCAATAGACCTGAGCcctctatatatatagttttcaatatacatatatacacacgaggaaaaagaaatataattagaaataaaatggCATGCTGCAGGTCACTGAAGTGTTAGTACTGATCAGAAGCACAGGCTCAGGTTTTAATTGCAGATACCTGGCTAGATATGACCTGAGCATGTCTGCAGCAAAGActcgaggaagaagaagactcTGTTGGATCTATCGAGGAAGGGCTTAATGGTGCTGAAGTGGGAAAGGGAGCAAATTGAAAGTGATTGCAGCAGCTTATATCAGACACACATTTCCATGCAgagagaagaggagagagagagggagagagggagggagggagagggagagagagagagagtatgaaCATGGCTTGAGGCAATAGTGACCCGCCCTATTTAATGATTCTCCAATGGAAGTTATTGCTCCTTTGTGTTAATTTCCTGTTAGTTGCATCCTTAcacataaagaaaaggaaaccatGGATAACTACAGATGCATCCCTGACGTTCATAGACACCCGCAGATCAGTGCTCCAGCCATCAagatttctttaaaattaacattttatatcaaaaactcTTTCAGAACATGACTAAACAAGACGTTGTATAGTAATCTTTCACTTGAAAAAACTATCAATTTCATTGCAAGacgtttttattattattattattatttagtgaTTATGATGTATAAAATGATATACTGAATGTAACAATTCAGTTAGTGTAGTTTCAATGGAAATGTAACTAGGGGATGAGTTAATGAATAAATCTTGAGTCAAATTGTATAAAATGTTGAAGCTTGAGGATTGCTTTGTGATTTATGATATTGGTTGCGGACTTATTAAGTAGCTCGTTTGTTATTTGTGAaaacggttgttttttaaaatattttttttatttagaaaagtattaaaacaatattttttttaatttatttttaacatcaacacatcaaaatgattttaaaatattataaaataaatttaaaaaaatatatataaaaaaatcaaacttattcaaaaatacaaaaataaaccgGCTTTATTCCAAAAACAAATGCTGGATAAAGGGCTCCTGCTACAGTTATGGTCtctattttattcatatttgaGCATTTGAGTTGATAATGATGAGTGGAAAaagattatttaataataatatcttgatctaaaaatatGTGATATCGATACCCCATTAGATGGGAATTACTAGGCTATCAATTAATTCTTAAgaggaaaaaaggaaagagagatcATAAGATTTGGATTCCCACGCAAGCTTGATTGCTGGACCGACCATATATTTCGATCatatctatttattattatccttTAGGTCAAGTTTATTGTGAAAGTGAACTTTATAAAAGACTACCCTATAGCCCCCGCCCTAGGAGCTCCTTGctcagttttatttattttttaatttatcttggtTTTAAACTACAAGGGTCCttttttaaactactttttcaaTACTATTCATTTCATTGATTAAGTGTCCAGTGAATTATTTGTattcaaattgatatatttacatattttaaaggttttcaacatttttttaccagtttttcaaataaaaataatatgaacaaaatattttcttattttatatacaagtactttttaaatataaaagattaaaatttttattttttatattttaaaatcaagaagTGGAATATTtaaccatttttattattaaaaaatattttaacaatgtaaaagataataataataataataataataataatacaaatagtcaaaataataataataataataatagtggtaGTTGTAGTAATAATTGTGGTGattataacaataacaacaacaataatattatttattagttataatagttttattgatagcaataataataatagtaattataatgatgatcataataataacaatagtaatagtggtgataataacaacaatatcaGCAGCAACAACTACAACAGCCacaataatagtgataataataataataataataatagtaataatatattattcGGTATTAGATTAATCCAAAAtaagttttattaaattttttatatttttctatataaagtatttttcatattaatcaaggtaataaatttaaaaaattaacattatctaaaataaaatattattttaatatatttttaaatgaaaaatacattataaacTAACCACTACCTTAACACAACCAGATGAGCTCTAAAACCAGCAGCTAAACAGCACTTTAGACTCTAAAAAACaaggatgaaaatataaaaaagtctgAGGCCACAAACAACAGGATCCAGGAAATCGAGAAGAAAACCAGGATCAGTGGTGGGCCCCCCAGTGCATCAACGGGTTTAACGCTGTCTTTATCGATGGCTAGCTCACCTAAcctataaaaacacaaaacaaagcCATGGAAAGAAGCACAGAGGATTAAACAAGTGTTAAATCACGATCATAATTACAAATAATTGGGTCATTAGAGGAATAACGAGGTTGTCATCTCCCTGACATGGTGGAGACAACCATGGAGACAACCATCAGACAGCTCTTCGATCCTACGAGCTGGACTGTTTGCTGTCTCTTAATTATAAATCCCATGTTGATGATGATCCTCATTAAAGTAGCTTCACGCTAACGGTAATTACAAGCATGTTGTCGATAATTAATTGTCTTAATCATTAATTatgtacttttttaaaatcGAATCGGCGATGATCTTACAGGTCGCTTTACAGAGTACTGTGCTGAACGGATTGACAAGATCCTGAGTTTCAGAAGTCTTTTGATTTGTGGTTTGCCAGTGGATGGATTTGATTTGAATCCGCAACTGTCATACCCATCAGTGGAATAGAAATGAAAGGGATCcttatcatttaaatatatgaatattacgtggcattgatttttatttatataaaatatatgtattattaatatttaattaatgaatttagaataaagataaaatttatgaaaaaaaaatgctttgaataaaaaaaatttaaattgttaaaattataagatttcTACTGCATTGGAGTATTGTTCTTAATCATATTTGTttcaaacttgatattaattagAGCTGTCGAGATCGGCAtatattatgttataaaaattttaaaagatttttcacTAGTGGTTCATATGAATTATTGTTAGAGGTGAGATACTTGAACAATTTTTGATTTGTGATAACTCAGCCTTAAAGCAAATATTCAAAGTTGAAAAGAACATATGATCTTCATGTAAACTTCACATAAACTTTAAACAATTTTAGATCTGTTTGATGAGATCTTTAGACTcctaaaagttttaaatttatcatttttgctGCATGTATATGTTTTAAGAAACTCAACAGTGGTAAAAGAGCCTCTATTAGATAATTAAAGTTGTTGATTGCatgctttaattattattggtgTTAGTTGTGAATTAATTTTGTGtgcaaattgatttttatgaaaagttattttttttctcatgatttaaaaatatattttaattattgtttcagTCAAGTTCGgttggattttctagatctgaCTAAAATACtcacaattgtttttcaaaaaagtatGGGTGCTAAGAAAACCATCAACGATGGCGCCAACATTGCTCACTCACCACAACAGCGCAACAAATGATTTTGGTGTTGCTGTGGGTAGCGACAATCATTTCGTCACTACCGAGATTATTTTTAGCGACAGTAAGCCCATTGTCTGCAACACCAGCCAAAGGAAGAGAAGGGGTATAATTTATGATTATACCCCGAAACcttatttagggtttttttttagtttaatttatcaaCTTACCCGTGCAACTTATGTCTAATTACATTATAACTAGGGtagaatcatgatttttccCCCTCCAtgtataaaatcttgattttatattttaaaattaaaagcctaaattaaattaattatataattaatttttctaattggaTTAGGATTGGATTAAAAATgtccaattcaattttttatttttagttttgtaatatcCTAACAGGACTAGGATTTAgttaaaatgtttaattaaataatatttagaaaaatagttttttttctaaagtaaatagagtttttaagccaaaatatttttatttaattgttccTAAAACAATTTAGGATACCACTAGGAATTctaatatgattatttttcttattaaattttaaaaaatgttttttcattgaaaaacttatattaaataaaatttattaagtttGGGAAACTATCAAAAtggatttgaatttaatatttctaaatgttagaaatattaattcaaattgcATGTAAAACAACAATTAGAATTAAAGCAtgcaatatattaatttatgcatattaatatattattattcaagATGGATGATAATGGACATTAAAGAACAATGTGATTgtatttttatggtttgatgattataatattaaatagggCATATATATCTTgcattttctctatttttcttctagtgtttcaaaattattttctcatctCATTCCCCTAGAATGTAAATCgaggttttttattcaattatataaatgatatataatttaaaaagaattattttataatccaaGATGAAAAAAGAATGGTGTTGAAGGACACGACCATGGTGCTCGCAAAAGACTCATAAAAATTTGTAGCAGTTATCTAGGTTTTGACcacctaattttattttatggcttgatgaaattaatttacATATGTTCATAATCATCTATTTTAAATGACATGCTAATGGTGTATGTTAATGTATAATTGTTATATGTGATATATCAATTATTCCACGAAAATGagatctaattaaaaattaataataaatcccTCATTAATATATTGAGTACATCTTAAGAACATGATTTGTTGCCTTTTGATTTTACATGCATAAAATTAGAGTTTTATGCATGGATAACTCGTTGTACTACTCATAGTTACCATTAATCAAATATGTTTAATGTTATAAAATTGAATCCTACTTAACCAAATTATATGATTTGGATGAATTATTTATGATCATTTAAGATTAGAGGCAGTAGTTaggcaaaatatatataagaagttCAGACAAAGAATTGTCACTTATCTGATATAGGAGTCACATAAAGCTGCGATTGATAAGATATGTTAcctatctaatttaatttatttttatttattgaattactTAAggtgatataaaataaatgggaTCACAACCCATTAGAAGATCTAAACGAGATGTCCTGAATTAATAGCGAAGACTatcaatttgcaagaaaataatgGGAGACCAAGTTATGATTAAAGATCTTAtttgaatttggttttaaaTGTGTATGAATGAAAATAATACTCAGTGTCTTTACATGAATAGgttgataaattaaaatgagtAGTAATATATCCCTACGCAACATACTCGATGTTAACAAATTGACTAGACCAAACTTCTTAAATTGGCACTATAATGTGAGAATTGTTCTCAAGTAAGATAAAATGTTATATgttcttgaaaatttaatttctcttaccCATGAAGAGGATTCCAATGAAGAAGTTAGGAATGCATATCAACATCATATTATGATAGATTGTTAGACAttatacttgatcttcaaatacaagtcaatcaattgttgaatcgataataaattaaattgtttaatttatttagccttattttgtttaggattataatttatatattggtCAACTTATTAAAGAATCTAATGGATTACACGCAAAATAATCAATggtcagaaattaaaatgaaatgattaataATGTGTggcttgattgtaaataaattttaaaaattgaaaactagAATGTTATTAATACAGAGGATTACAATTCTAGATATATAAACAATCAAGTAAGGGcatgattgaataaatttataaaaatagccTAAAATAacacatataatattatttaaaaggcaatttgatattttatcatttatagagtttttagctttttctataaatagaaagTTACACATCTTATTTTCTATGAGTAGAgtataatacaaaaatacctaaaacataaaagaaatgtATTAGCACTATAAGGTATAGCAATTCTTCTCTTCTATAAGATTTTACGAGATTTCTTACTGGTGACTCTTTTGGATTACCGTTAGATTTCTCACGCAATAATCATCCTTATTAACTATACTaattaataacaaaactaaGAGATTTGGTggcaatttttataatttttgttaactttgatttaagattttatgACTTTTGAGATCAAATTTCATTCAGAATTGTCATTAATCGGTTCCAAACAACTTTTGTTGGATGTTACAAAATATTAGAATAATTGTcatcataatattattttttaaaactaccttaatgaatttttgtgtttcttGTTGGTCAATACTAAATAGGTGGTCCAAGCTATGTTGTGGGCtgagttaaatttttcttaatgtaaaaaaaaaaagatgttcagTGATGtcaatatttttagaaaaataagaaaattttgagaccTAAGTCATTGACTTAATTGGTTTAAATAagtttggttaatttaataatataattaaaaaaaaggcattgatagtaaataaaacaaaaaaaatataacaataattaattatacaaaatgatCTATCAATATCATACTCGGGAGGAGAATAAAGAAAAGCTCTTTGAGATTCATCATTGTTTTGCCATGGATCACTCCCTCACCACCAGAAAGAGTTCATTAGGATGGTTTTAACACCACTTTGAAAGGTTCCATGATGACACCTAAAGAGGTCACACGCTCCGTAAAAGTAATGACTTGAAaagcaaatcaaatcaaatactaTAAAGTGAGCATATtatgcttatatttaatcaattaatttaatttaattaaacaaaatttatcttaaaaaaagctaaatttaacaaagaatgataaataaaaagacttaagataactcaaattatttttaaaatcagtgaaaaatcctataaaaagcaaataatctAAACTTGGGTTAATCTATCAAACTCTTATTCATGAAATCCTTAACCCAAACTCAATCAAtaagcttaattctcaatcaatctaatattgaaggatgaaattgaaaaaaaaaatagcaatcaaaagaatgagtattaaattgaata from Populus alba chromosome 14, ASM523922v2, whole genome shotgun sequence includes:
- the LOC118041783 gene encoding secoisolariciresinol dehydrogenase, which produces MLRSYLARGLRSIADDVLISRQGRSYSTGSGRRLEGKVALITGGASGIGKTTAHEFIKHGARVIIADVDSEIGPQAANELGPAARFVHCDVTAEAQVEKAVEIALTSHGKLDIMYNNAGITGPSFPPSIADLDLDEFDKVMQINVRGMVAGIKHAARAMIPTGSGCILCTSSISGLMGGLGSHSYSVSKSTIPGIVKSVASELCENGVRINCISPGPIPTTLSLAQIGLVYPGASQEQLIEIVNGLGKLKGAKCEEIDVAEAAVYLASDEAKYITGHNLVVDGGLTCFKNLALPSPREFV